The proteins below are encoded in one region of Bifidobacterium dentium JCM 1195 = DSM 20436:
- a CDS encoding site-specific integrase: MPIYSYNTKSGDKRYRVTYRDPDHSQRTKRGFRRRKDAQDYLARMTTYIADNDYIDPNAGKTLVCQFADTWLKGKKNVVKPKYYADLECSWRVHVCNAWGNREIASIRHSEIQTWVSELAKKRSATITIRAHGVLKGVLDLAVRDGSIRRNPADGCQLPRKQRKERTYLTPAQVIDLAHAAGTYQALILTLGFCGLRWGEAAALRVKHVDTQNNRLRVRLSWVRSGKKHFEGAPKTWEVRDVPVPDQVMSAIKEQCEGKGPEDLVFTAPSGGHLREQSAKNHGWYARALRDSGVPTLTCHDLRHTAASIAISSGANVKAVQRMLGHKNAAMTLDTYADLFDTDLDDVATSISSKIAAAKTSNSGNVR; the protein is encoded by the coding sequence ATGCCCATATACTCCTATAACACCAAGTCCGGCGATAAGCGGTACCGAGTCACCTACCGCGATCCGGATCATTCCCAGCGCACCAAACGAGGCTTTCGACGGCGGAAAGATGCGCAGGATTATCTGGCCCGCATGACGACGTATATCGCAGACAACGATTACATCGACCCAAACGCCGGCAAAACGCTGGTCTGCCAATTCGCAGACACCTGGCTCAAAGGCAAGAAAAACGTCGTCAAACCCAAGTATTACGCCGATCTTGAGTGCTCATGGAGAGTGCATGTGTGCAACGCTTGGGGAAATCGGGAAATCGCATCCATCAGACACAGCGAGATACAGACTTGGGTCAGCGAACTTGCAAAAAAGCGATCAGCGACAATCACCATTCGCGCCCACGGAGTGCTCAAAGGAGTGCTGGATCTTGCCGTTCGAGACGGCAGTATACGACGCAATCCGGCAGACGGATGCCAACTCCCAAGGAAACAACGGAAGGAACGCACTTACCTCACGCCCGCACAGGTTATTGACCTTGCCCATGCAGCGGGTACTTACCAAGCCCTTATTTTGACGCTGGGCTTCTGCGGCCTTCGATGGGGCGAAGCGGCAGCATTGCGCGTCAAGCATGTGGACACCCAGAACAATCGCCTCAGGGTGCGGTTGAGCTGGGTCCGTTCCGGCAAGAAGCACTTCGAAGGTGCCCCCAAAACTTGGGAGGTACGGGACGTTCCCGTTCCCGATCAAGTAATGTCCGCCATCAAAGAACAGTGCGAAGGCAAGGGACCTGAGGATTTAGTGTTTACCGCACCATCCGGAGGACATCTCCGCGAGCAATCCGCGAAAAATCACGGCTGGTATGCAAGAGCATTGCGCGATTCCGGCGTTCCCACACTGACCTGCCACGATCTTCGCCACACGGCGGCTTCCATTGCCATCAGCTCCGGAGCCAATGTCAAGGCTGTCCAGCGCATGCTGGGGCACAAGAACGCGGCCATGACCTTAGATACCTATGCAGACCTATTTGACACCGATCTTGACGATGTGGCTACATCCATCAGCAGCAAGATCGCAGCCGCGAAGACCTCGAACTCCGGGAATGTTCGCTGA
- a CDS encoding helix-turn-helix transcriptional regulator encodes MSTAVIGSEPYISDDDVVSRMPGMTKGNLAQLRYTGKGPKFYKPSPRVVLYKWSDVQAWIEGHAQMRTR; translated from the coding sequence ATGAGCACAGCAGTAATTGGATCTGAGCCGTACATCAGCGATGATGATGTGGTGTCTCGTATGCCCGGCATGACCAAGGGAAACCTTGCGCAGCTCCGTTATACAGGTAAAGGGCCTAAGTTCTACAAGCCTTCACCGCGCGTAGTGCTCTACAAGTGGAGTGATGTACAGGCTTGGATCGAGGGTCACGCACAGATGAGAACACGATGA
- a CDS encoding Abi family protein — MHKPFMPVADQVKLLASRDLATDSRTSWVLEREGYYSVVNGYKTPFLDKEKTEAAGDDRYRDDASFNDIYKLYVFDRNLRFLFFRMTTLAEAILKTVCSHEFTKLNPNEKNPYLNIANYASSGTAHEKAIKLIPRLEKILHLNMQSGYADKKGYLRHCLERHDGEVPMWVLANDLTLGQMYWFFQSQKTEARANIARSFTALYADSHKHEIEITSQRLDKIYRRIKDYRNICAHDERLYCAHPHDSNITVFQLAKDLQFVTDKQRYLEFLQGFDSLLMHLREDIPHYLDAVCVEIGLHYPDELHLFMQQIREK; from the coding sequence ATGCACAAGCCATTCATGCCAGTAGCCGATCAAGTGAAACTACTGGCGTCCCGTGACCTAGCAACGGATTCCCGCACCTCATGGGTGCTTGAACGAGAAGGCTACTATTCCGTCGTCAACGGATACAAGACACCTTTTCTGGATAAGGAAAAGACGGAAGCAGCTGGTGATGACCGCTATCGCGACGATGCTTCGTTCAATGACATCTACAAGCTATACGTGTTCGACCGCAATCTGCGGTTCCTGTTCTTCAGGATGACCACCTTGGCCGAGGCTATCCTGAAAACGGTTTGCTCACATGAGTTCACGAAACTGAACCCGAATGAAAAGAACCCCTACCTGAACATTGCGAACTACGCCAGCAGCGGGACAGCGCACGAAAAAGCAATAAAGCTTATACCCCGACTGGAGAAAATTCTGCACCTGAACATGCAATCGGGGTACGCGGACAAGAAGGGCTATCTCCGTCATTGCCTGGAGCGGCATGATGGCGAAGTCCCGATGTGGGTGCTGGCCAACGATCTGACGCTCGGGCAGATGTATTGGTTCTTCCAATCCCAGAAGACAGAAGCGCGAGCCAACATCGCACGCAGCTTCACCGCATTGTACGCGGACTCGCACAAGCATGAAATAGAAATCACGTCTCAGCGGCTCGACAAAATCTACCGCAGAATCAAGGACTATCGCAACATCTGCGCGCATGACGAACGCCTGTACTGCGCCCACCCACACGACTCGAACATTACGGTCTTCCAGCTCGCCAAGGATTTGCAATTCGTGACGGACAAGCAACGGTACCTTGAATTCCTGCAAGGATTTGATTCATTGCTGATGCACCTACGAGAAGACATCCCCCATTACCTTGATGCCGTATGCGTTGAGATTGGACTGCACTATCCGGATGAACTGCACTTGTTCATGCAGCAAATACGCGAAAAATAA
- a CDS encoding ABC transporter permease — protein sequence MLFFTQRLRDSITPTARTWTPRTITWRLWAAIILIPVFMLSLGLFAFHGTSNHPATAKAAVVNNDEPVELNGQTLPLGRQLASELLHNNDSDYDWTLTDADDARNGLDNGSYAITVTIPNDFSKRIVDTMQASLTGDTSSVSNGLVHMETSNTTGVNDPQFARAAAERAKNNLDQLIIRTYLGSVYDGSNTMHESLSTAADGANQLGSGINTLHDGANQLHDATKQLVDGTTTLKQGGSQLESGAQQVAQGAEQVAQGNEQLASTVSPIAQQASSLLEQAPSAVAALQQMQELVGQCAANNTPQAYCDKLDQALSQATEPAERIDAAKAQAIAQIQHTQSSINQLAQGSRQVADGAKSVADGASQLNQGIVQLSDGATAINDGAAQLSDGTKKLQEGADTLSSGLTNGVKQVPTFSKEARERLASTIAQPTRSIISSIPSGLLAATLLLALALWGLSLAVYVIARPISADILTSKESTWKLVATGMFLGTAAASIGALLASAIAWAGLRLDNQHGAFLMIMALVCAMAFNAINQALIGSFGSLGRLLSMMLMALTLLTGIVSTIPAPLASLASMLPTHAANMMLRTAITGSGSITQPLLTLLTWWVVGFLACVALTARRRTLNPNQLRLPSQTF from the coding sequence ATGCTTTTCTTCACACAGCGCCTGCGAGACTCCATCACACCGACGGCACGCACCTGGACGCCCCGCACCATCACCTGGCGACTCTGGGCAGCAATCATCCTGATACCCGTGTTCATGCTTTCGCTCGGGCTTTTCGCTTTCCACGGCACCAGCAATCATCCGGCTACTGCCAAAGCGGCCGTGGTCAACAATGACGAACCGGTTGAACTCAACGGGCAAACGCTGCCGCTTGGCAGGCAGCTTGCGTCCGAACTGCTTCACAACAACGACTCCGACTACGACTGGACACTCACCGACGCCGATGATGCCCGAAACGGTTTAGACAACGGCAGCTATGCCATTACGGTGACCATACCGAATGATTTCTCCAAACGTATCGTCGACACCATGCAGGCCAGTCTCACCGGAGACACCAGCAGTGTTTCCAACGGTTTGGTGCATATGGAAACCTCCAACACCACCGGCGTCAACGATCCGCAATTCGCGCGCGCGGCCGCCGAACGCGCGAAAAACAATCTGGATCAACTGATTATTCGCACCTATCTTGGCAGCGTCTACGATGGGTCCAACACCATGCACGAATCCCTGTCAACAGCCGCCGATGGCGCGAACCAGCTCGGCAGCGGTATCAACACGTTGCATGACGGTGCGAACCAGTTGCATGATGCCACCAAGCAATTGGTTGATGGCACGACAACGCTCAAGCAAGGCGGTTCGCAACTGGAATCGGGAGCACAACAGGTCGCCCAGGGCGCGGAACAAGTGGCGCAAGGCAACGAACAGCTGGCAAGCACCGTCTCCCCGATAGCCCAGCAAGCATCCTCTCTGCTCGAACAAGCCCCTTCGGCCGTAGCAGCGCTCCAGCAGATGCAAGAATTGGTCGGGCAATGCGCCGCCAACAACACGCCGCAAGCCTACTGCGACAAACTTGACCAAGCCCTCAGTCAGGCCACGGAGCCAGCCGAACGGATCGATGCGGCTAAAGCTCAAGCCATCGCACAGATCCAGCATACGCAAAGCTCCATCAACCAACTCGCGCAAGGTTCACGCCAAGTGGCCGACGGCGCGAAATCCGTGGCCGATGGCGCAAGCCAACTCAATCAAGGCATCGTCCAGCTGTCCGATGGAGCCACCGCTATCAACGATGGCGCAGCACAGCTTTCCGACGGTACAAAGAAACTGCAGGAAGGCGCGGATACCTTGTCTTCAGGTCTTACTAACGGAGTGAAGCAGGTGCCTACCTTCAGCAAAGAGGCGCGCGAGCGGCTGGCCTCCACTATCGCCCAACCCACCCGGTCCATCATCTCCAGCATCCCTTCCGGATTGCTGGCCGCCACCCTGCTGCTGGCACTGGCCCTATGGGGCCTGTCGCTTGCGGTGTATGTGATTGCCCGCCCAATCTCCGCCGACATACTCACTTCGAAGGAATCCACATGGAAACTAGTGGCTACAGGCATGTTCCTTGGAACGGCCGCAGCGTCAATCGGCGCTTTGCTTGCAAGCGCCATTGCGTGGGCAGGCTTGAGGCTCGACAACCAGCATGGCGCTTTTCTGATGATCATGGCACTGGTGTGCGCAATGGCATTCAATGCCATCAACCAGGCGCTGATCGGCAGTTTCGGCAGCCTCGGGCGATTGCTGTCCATGATGCTGATGGCACTGACACTGCTTACGGGTATCGTCTCCACTATCCCCGCACCATTGGCCTCCTTGGCGTCCATGCTGCCCACACACGCCGCCAACATGATGCTACGAACGGCCATAACCGGAAGTGGCAGCATCACGCAGCCACTGCTGACCCTATTGACATGGTGGGTCGTCGGATTCCTTGCCTGTGTTGCCCTGACTGCACGACGACGCACGCTGAATCCGAATCAGCTGCGATTGCCATCTCAGACCTTCTGA
- a CDS encoding MMPL family transporter has translation MSFSLYKLGQLMVRRRGRVLMAWLLASVLAVAGMATLAHGTNDEFSIPGSQSQDALDHLGHVFPEVSGTSAQIVAVAPESQRIDTTESRNAIGVVAKRIGGYRQVALAADPFSETVQDAVSEDGRAAIIAIQFEVPFNELDSQVKSKIASDAKALQDALMDGAVTYCGGAAYSNAIPSLSPTEALGLAFALIVLLMMFGSLVAAVLPLFTAVVGVGVGVATIYTMTSWFTISSTAPMLAVMIGLAVGIDYALFLISRHRDQLSDGLEVEESIARSVATAGSAVIFAGLTVIIALLGLFVAGIPFLTTMGVAAAFGVLVAVTVAETLVPALLGFAGKRLIPRKRANVKTSRRSLTNRKSHDHRIARTWVRLVTAKPLAVVVVITVALSALALPAANLRLALPDNSVEEVGTPARDAYDAVAEHFGPGFNGPLILTADIIQSTDPIGLVNRIADDIRRLPGVKAVPLATPNPKGDTGIIQIVPETGPSDAATEQLVRELRGKYQYFLDTYDTETAVTGITAVAIDVSSKLGAALLPFGLLVVGLSLILLAMVFRSIWVPLKATAGYLLSVLAAFGVTTWVFQLGHGAELIRVQRVGPVISFLPIILMGVLFGLAMDYEVFLVSRIREHYAHHGDAKAAVEEGFASASTVVVAAATIMLSVFAAFIPEGSATIKPIAFSLAVGVFVDAFVVRLTLVPAVLALLGKRVWHLPAWVDRRLPVFDAEGDGLERELRLRDWPTPDSTEVLSAHDLTLDDMNGNALYEHIDLHIKPGEVLVVEDSGVSGKSALLYTLAVRVTTFRGDLKVIGCTLPQHMREIRSNVALISCANAADPLEDMRQATNDGTRLIMLNDADMVLQPDARAQLRDAISKRGETTYVLSCRNLSTLGDILHGMPLTILRLSSRTRDSERTDQFDRPESHITRFARFINSPITTSTHVEQ, from the coding sequence ATGTCGTTTTCGCTGTACAAACTTGGGCAATTAATGGTGCGCCGACGTGGCCGCGTATTGATGGCGTGGCTACTGGCGTCGGTGTTGGCCGTTGCCGGTATGGCGACGCTGGCGCATGGCACCAACGACGAGTTCTCCATACCGGGTTCGCAATCCCAGGACGCGCTGGATCACTTGGGCCATGTGTTTCCCGAAGTTTCCGGCACTTCGGCGCAAATCGTAGCGGTAGCGCCGGAAAGCCAACGCATTGACACCACTGAGTCGCGCAATGCCATAGGCGTTGTGGCGAAGAGGATAGGCGGTTATCGGCAGGTGGCGCTTGCCGCCGATCCGTTTTCGGAGACGGTGCAGGACGCTGTATCCGAGGACGGACGTGCAGCGATCATCGCCATTCAGTTCGAGGTGCCGTTCAACGAGCTTGATTCGCAGGTGAAGTCGAAGATTGCCAGTGATGCCAAAGCGTTGCAGGATGCGCTTATGGATGGGGCGGTCACGTATTGCGGCGGGGCCGCGTATAGCAATGCCATTCCGTCGTTGTCACCGACTGAAGCGTTGGGTTTGGCGTTCGCGCTTATCGTGCTGTTGATGATGTTCGGCTCGCTGGTCGCCGCGGTATTGCCGTTGTTCACTGCTGTGGTCGGTGTGGGTGTGGGCGTCGCGACCATCTACACAATGACCTCGTGGTTCACCATCTCGTCCACGGCACCGATGCTGGCGGTGATGATTGGCCTTGCCGTGGGCATCGATTACGCCTTGTTCCTGATATCCCGTCACCGTGACCAGCTCTCCGATGGACTGGAGGTGGAGGAGTCCATTGCCCGTTCCGTAGCCACGGCAGGTTCGGCGGTGATTTTCGCCGGTTTGACGGTGATTATCGCGCTGCTGGGTTTGTTCGTGGCGGGGATACCGTTCCTGACCACCATGGGTGTCGCGGCCGCGTTCGGCGTGCTGGTGGCAGTGACCGTGGCCGAAACCTTGGTGCCTGCGCTACTTGGTTTCGCTGGCAAGCGCCTGATTCCACGGAAGCGTGCCAATGTCAAGACTAGCCGCCGTAGCCTCACGAATCGTAAGAGCCACGACCATCGCATTGCGCGCACGTGGGTACGGTTGGTGACCGCCAAGCCACTGGCTGTGGTCGTCGTCATCACCGTGGCCTTGAGTGCTCTGGCTCTGCCTGCAGCGAACCTGCGTTTGGCGTTGCCTGACAATTCCGTGGAAGAGGTCGGCACTCCCGCACGCGATGCCTACGATGCCGTGGCCGAGCATTTCGGTCCGGGATTCAACGGACCGTTGATTCTCACGGCCGATATCATCCAATCCACAGATCCAATCGGCTTGGTCAACCGCATCGCCGACGATATTCGGCGCTTGCCCGGAGTCAAAGCGGTGCCGTTGGCCACTCCCAATCCGAAGGGCGACACCGGCATCATCCAGATCGTTCCCGAAACCGGTCCCTCCGACGCCGCAACCGAACAGCTTGTGCGCGAGTTACGCGGTAAATATCAGTATTTCTTGGACACATACGACACTGAAACCGCGGTGACCGGCATCACCGCCGTTGCTATTGATGTGTCATCGAAACTGGGGGCAGCTCTATTGCCATTCGGCCTGCTGGTGGTTGGCTTGTCGCTGATATTGCTGGCTATGGTGTTCCGCTCGATATGGGTGCCGCTGAAAGCGACCGCAGGCTATCTGCTTAGCGTGCTTGCCGCTTTCGGTGTCACCACCTGGGTGTTCCAACTTGGCCATGGAGCGGAATTGATCCGTGTGCAGCGGGTGGGACCGGTGATCAGCTTCCTGCCGATCATCCTTATGGGCGTGTTGTTCGGCCTGGCCATGGATTATGAGGTGTTCCTCGTCTCCCGTATCCGAGAGCATTATGCCCATCATGGTGATGCGAAGGCGGCCGTCGAGGAAGGATTTGCTTCGGCAAGCACCGTGGTCGTGGCCGCGGCAACCATCATGCTGTCGGTGTTTGCGGCGTTCATCCCCGAGGGGTCCGCCACCATCAAGCCTATCGCCTTTTCACTTGCGGTGGGTGTGTTCGTCGATGCGTTCGTTGTCCGTCTGACCTTGGTGCCCGCAGTATTGGCTCTGTTGGGCAAACGTGTCTGGCATCTGCCCGCTTGGGTAGACCGCCGTCTACCGGTGTTCGATGCGGAAGGCGACGGATTGGAGCGTGAGCTTCGTCTGCGTGACTGGCCTACTCCCGACAGTACCGAGGTGCTCAGCGCACATGATCTCACGCTGGATGATATGAACGGAAACGCTCTGTATGAGCACATCGACTTGCATATCAAACCCGGCGAAGTGCTGGTGGTCGAGGATTCCGGCGTTTCAGGCAAGTCCGCACTGCTTTACACTCTCGCGGTCAGGGTCACCACGTTCCGAGGCGACCTGAAGGTCATAGGATGCACCTTGCCTCAGCACATGCGCGAGATACGTTCCAACGTAGCACTCATCAGCTGTGCCAATGCGGCGGATCCATTGGAGGATATGCGACAGGCCACGAATGATGGCACACGGTTGATCATGTTGAACGATGCCGATATGGTGCTGCAGCCCGACGCCCGGGCCCAGCTGCGCGACGCAATCAGCAAGCGTGGCGAGACCACCTACGTGCTCTCTTGCCGGAATCTTTCTACGCTGGGCGACATCCTGCATGGCATGCCGCTAACAATATTGCGCCTTTCCTCTAGAACCCGAGACAGCGAGCGAACCGACCAATTTGACCGTCCGGAAAGCCACATCACGCGCTTCGCCCGGTTCATCAACTCACCCATCACCACCTCCACACACGTCGAACAATGA
- a CDS encoding NADH:flavin oxidoreductase/NADH oxidase family protein, whose protein sequence is MDKQNTTRPTHLAQPIELRCGVHIKNRFFKSAMHEAMADRDHAPTERFAALYRQWAEGGAGVLMTGNVMVDHTQLGEPGNVALEDDSNLAPFRSWAEAGTVNGMQCWMQLNHPGRQSPATINPHPWAPSAGKLEGEYGKFFAEPRELDRAQIHDIQQRFATAARLAKQAGFTGVQLHGAHGYLINQFLSPLDNQRTDEYGGSLDNRMRFLVETYQAVREAVGSDFPVAVKLNSSDGQEGGFSEDESLTVIQRLADLGVDLVEISGGTLEKPTFSTNTGDKEDSARGVYFSDFATRVKQLDLHGTVVCLTGGFRTPADMEDALEQGITDMIGIARPLVLQPDMPQHILDGDIEPTNRFKLPWITTGVKSLDKAFNGVLVISWFELQMNRIGTGKNPDPNIGGMRALLFALKQHGPAVLSPRRRKNRN, encoded by the coding sequence ATGGACAAGCAGAACACCACCCGCCCCACCCATCTCGCACAGCCGATCGAACTGCGTTGCGGCGTTCACATCAAGAACCGTTTCTTCAAGTCCGCCATGCACGAGGCCATGGCGGACCGCGATCACGCGCCGACCGAGCGTTTCGCCGCTTTGTACCGGCAGTGGGCCGAGGGCGGCGCGGGCGTGCTGATGACCGGCAACGTGATGGTCGACCACACCCAGTTGGGAGAACCCGGCAACGTGGCATTGGAAGACGATAGCAACCTTGCCCCATTTCGCTCGTGGGCCGAAGCAGGCACGGTGAACGGCATGCAGTGCTGGATGCAGCTCAACCATCCCGGCCGTCAGTCCCCAGCCACCATCAACCCGCATCCATGGGCTCCCAGCGCGGGCAAGTTGGAAGGTGAATACGGCAAGTTCTTCGCCGAACCACGAGAACTCGACCGCGCGCAGATCCACGACATCCAGCAGCGCTTTGCCACCGCCGCACGATTGGCCAAGCAGGCCGGGTTTACCGGCGTGCAGCTGCATGGCGCGCACGGCTACCTGATCAACCAGTTCCTTTCCCCGCTCGACAACCAGCGCACCGACGAGTACGGCGGCAGCCTCGACAACCGCATGCGGTTCCTCGTCGAAACCTACCAAGCCGTGCGCGAAGCGGTCGGAAGCGATTTCCCCGTGGCGGTCAAACTCAACTCGTCGGATGGACAAGAAGGAGGCTTCTCCGAGGACGAATCCCTGACCGTCATCCAGCGTCTCGCTGATCTCGGTGTCGACCTGGTCGAGATCTCCGGCGGCACGCTGGAGAAACCGACCTTCTCCACCAATACCGGTGACAAGGAGGACAGCGCCCGAGGCGTGTACTTCTCCGACTTCGCCACCCGCGTCAAGCAACTCGATCTGCACGGCACCGTCGTGTGCCTGACCGGCGGTTTCCGCACGCCCGCAGATATGGAGGACGCGCTCGAACAGGGCATCACCGACATGATCGGCATCGCCCGGCCACTGGTCCTGCAGCCCGACATGCCCCAGCACATCCTCGACGGCGACATCGAGCCGACCAACCGTTTCAAGCTGCCGTGGATCACCACCGGCGTCAAGTCGCTCGACAAGGCGTTCAACGGCGTGCTGGTCATCAGCTGGTTCGAGCTGCAGATGAACCGCATCGGCACCGGCAAGAACCCGGATCCGAATATCGGCGGCATGCGCGCGCTCCTGTTCGCACTCAAACAACACGGGCCCGCCGTGCTCTCGCCACGCCGCCGCAAGAACCGCAACTGA
- a CDS encoding SDR family NAD(P)-dependent oxidoreductase — translation MTVAVISGTTSGLGREFVDAVMGECPEIDEIWMIARRQDRLESIAAEYPRMRFVCLPFDLSQDDGYAGLEKELEARKPDIGVVVANAGVASAGLVEESEPDALERMIRLNAIGSTMLIRLCLPYMRRGSFVIQVSSVSAFAPNPNLTVYSATKAYASFFAAGLREELKPRGINVLRLNPGNMRTGMQSGVASHPDAAHGSTAAKLPFVDMARFARIALRKARAGCASYTMHPVYKAYRVLAKLVPMRLLTLFSWG, via the coding sequence ATGACTGTGGCGGTAATCAGCGGCACGACGTCCGGGTTGGGGCGTGAGTTCGTGGATGCGGTGATGGGGGAATGCCCCGAGATTGACGAGATCTGGATGATCGCCAGACGGCAAGACCGGCTGGAGTCCATCGCCGCCGAATACCCGCGCATGCGGTTCGTATGCCTGCCGTTCGACCTGAGCCAGGACGACGGTTACGCAGGACTGGAGAAGGAGTTGGAGGCGCGCAAGCCGGACATCGGTGTGGTGGTCGCCAATGCGGGCGTCGCCAGCGCCGGATTGGTGGAGGAGTCCGAGCCGGACGCATTGGAGCGTATGATCCGCCTCAATGCCATTGGATCGACGATGCTGATCCGCCTGTGCCTGCCGTACATGCGTCGTGGCTCGTTCGTCATCCAGGTGTCGTCGGTGTCAGCGTTCGCGCCGAACCCGAACCTCACGGTGTATTCGGCCACCAAGGCGTATGCGTCGTTCTTCGCCGCTGGCCTGCGCGAGGAATTGAAGCCGCGCGGCATCAACGTGCTGCGGCTGAACCCGGGCAATATGCGCACCGGCATGCAATCCGGCGTGGCCTCTCACCCGGACGCGGCCCATGGCAGCACCGCCGCCAAGCTGCCGTTCGTCGACATGGCCAGGTTCGCCCGCATCGCGTTGCGCAAAGCCCGCGCCGGCTGCGCCTCATACACCATGCATCCGGTGTACAAGGCGTACCGGGTGCTCGCCAAACTGGTGCCGATGCGACTGCTGACGCTATTCTCATGGGGCTGA
- a CDS encoding TetR/AcrR family transcriptional regulator, whose product MKADEQRAGTRAGRRILNGMADALLELVGEQSFEQVRVNAICERADYPRATFYNYFADKYDLLNHCWARFAASMEPRDFEGTRDGFHTLFDRFADLFDRNAELMRKIFAHNGLDGALMRSLTAYFIARIRESFRANHCYHLEVAGGLPQDLLADFCANTMLLIVRWTFLSATPISRDQAHALIDQLIINTETSGTATTKQ is encoded by the coding sequence ATGAAGGCGGATGAACAACGTGCAGGCACTCGCGCGGGGCGGCGAATCCTCAACGGCATGGCGGACGCGCTGCTCGAACTGGTGGGCGAGCAGTCGTTCGAACAGGTCAGGGTGAACGCGATCTGCGAGCGAGCCGACTACCCGCGGGCAACGTTCTACAATTACTTCGCCGACAAATACGACCTGCTCAACCATTGCTGGGCGCGGTTCGCCGCCTCGATGGAACCCCGGGATTTCGAAGGGACCAGGGACGGGTTCCACACGCTGTTCGACAGGTTCGCGGATCTATTCGATCGTAACGCCGAACTGATGAGGAAGATATTCGCGCACAACGGACTCGACGGGGCGTTGATGCGCAGCCTGACCGCGTATTTCATCGCTCGCATACGTGAATCATTCCGTGCCAACCACTGCTACCACCTCGAAGTGGCTGGAGGGTTGCCGCAGGACCTGCTGGCCGATTTCTGCGCGAACACGATGCTGCTGATCGTGCGCTGGACGTTCCTGAGCGCCACCCCCATCAGCCGCGACCAAGCGCATGCCCTGATCGACCAGCTCATCATCAACACCGAAACCAGCGGAACTGCCACAACGAAACAGTGA
- a CDS encoding DUF2442 domain-containing protein, with translation MYELNGIMIVGEITPELKVVNARATNDWMMLVTFSNGETRVFDGTNLFGKPVYEPLRDQTVFDDFAIDHAILTWDSSIDIDTNNLYNLTYPYDTITDTSSANTPIQLRPCNANSFTDQQHSKDPAIACITGLTLPIAAA, from the coding sequence ATGTATGAACTCAACGGAATCATGATCGTAGGCGAGATAACGCCCGAACTCAAGGTCGTGAACGCACGAGCGACCAACGACTGGATGATGCTCGTCACCTTCTCTAACGGAGAGACCCGTGTCTTCGACGGCACCAATCTCTTCGGAAAACCCGTCTACGAACCGCTGCGCGATCAAACGGTTTTCGACGATTTCGCCATTGACCACGCCATCCTCACATGGGACAGCAGCATCGACATCGACACCAACAACCTCTACAACCTGACCTACCCCTACGACACCATCACGGACACCAGCTCCGCCAATACGCCCATACAACTACGCCCATGCAACGCGAACTCGTTCACTGATCAACAACATTCCAAAGACCCGGCAATCGCTTGTATCACAGGCCTGACATTGCCGATTGCAGCAGCATGA
- a CDS encoding type II toxin-antitoxin system YafQ family toxin: MAGICEFHVRADRLVVYFRDNDTVALVLMRTGSHDALFKIVDAKTSGTTGARLARQYRPTLPSKPFNRVDPLS, translated from the coding sequence ATGGCAGGGATCTGCGAATTCCATGTCCGAGCAGACCGTCTCGTCGTGTATTTTCGCGACAACGACACCGTCGCACTAGTGCTCATGCGCACCGGCAGTCATGACGCTCTCTTCAAAATAGTCGATGCAAAAACATCAGGAACTACAGGAGCACGCCTCGCAAGACAATATAGGCCCACACTCCCCAGCAAGCCATTCAATCGCGTGGATCCGCTGTCCTGA
- the mobC gene encoding plasmid mobilization relaxosome protein MobC, which translates to MGWRDNRRRSICRKIMFTPEEWEQARRVHERWSRNIPVYRRWGDFARQTLMHGGLMNVSVTLASDPEAFKAELHRIGVNVNQVARIANLTGTVDAEQVRELQDLLASIDGRVAEMEREKARIDAAQGLY; encoded by the coding sequence GTGGGTTGGCGTGACAATCGCAGGCGCAGCATCTGCAGGAAGATCATGTTCACGCCGGAGGAATGGGAGCAGGCCAGACGAGTCCACGAGCGCTGGTCGAGGAACATTCCGGTGTACAGGAGGTGGGGCGATTTCGCCCGGCAGACGCTCATGCACGGCGGGCTGATGAACGTTTCGGTGACGCTGGCGAGCGATCCGGAGGCGTTCAAGGCTGAGCTGCACCGCATCGGCGTGAACGTGAACCAGGTCGCCAGGATCGCGAACCTGACCGGCACGGTGGACGCGGAGCAGGTGCGTGAGCTGCAGGATCTGCTGGCCTCGATCGACGGGAGGGTGGCGGAGATGGAGCGCGAGAAGGCCCGGATCGACGCTGCGCAGGGGTTGTACTGA